One window of Solwaraspora sp. WMMA2056 genomic DNA carries:
- a CDS encoding DNA translocase FtsK: MAGRSSQPSRRRGGSTTRGASTSRARTPARKRPVARKRPARTSPAVLVGRAVGTTWMGLAHGVGWAVRAAGRRAATARDLGPEHRRDGAGLFLLGLAILTSMAVWFGAAGPFGTRIADSLRLFVGAIAVAVPLLLLIGAVRLMRDPPEEPEPRGRGFVGWSAMFVGTAGLLHIGQSPDGDLQRDYAGGLIGLGVGEVLARTVSYWVGVPLLILLLIFGLLVVTATPINKIPERLGLLAGVVAGREPPAGPDADDDDADDPGPARGRQRPPRRRPAGPPADATAAATTGDDPADLPDLQETVELPRRPPAKVPTTRKPAEPPEHSPLPTRAEQLAITGLSGDYTLPPPKLLRTGSPAKTRSKANDEVIAALQGVFEQFDVDAAVTGFTRGPTVTRYEVELGHGVKVERITQLSRNIAYAVKSPDVRILSPIPGKSAVGVEIPNTDREDVALGDVLRSRAAGADHHPMLVALGKDIEGGYVVANLAKMPHILIAGATGAGKSSCLNSLLISILTRATPDEVRLLLIDPKRVEMTGYEGIPHLVTPIVTNPKKAAESLEWVVREMDMRYDDLAANGVRHIDDYNRKVRAGEVSAPPGSEREIRPYPYLLVIVDELADLMMVAPRDVEDSVVRITQLARAAGIHLVLATQRPSVDVVTGLIKANVPSRLAFATSSLSDSRVILDQPGAEKLIGRGDGLFLPMGASKPLRIQGAWVSEKEIDDVVTFCKKQREPEFRPDVLTAAQESKKKIDEDIGDDLDLLVQAVELVVTSQFGSTSMLQRKLRVGFAKAGRLMDLMESRGIVGPSEGSKARDVLVKPDELEEALAGLRGVGAS; the protein is encoded by the coding sequence ATGGCGGGCCGTTCCTCTCAGCCGAGTCGACGCCGTGGTGGGTCGACGACCCGTGGCGCCTCGACCTCGCGCGCCCGCACGCCGGCGCGCAAGCGCCCGGTCGCTCGTAAGCGGCCGGCCCGGACGTCGCCGGCGGTGCTGGTCGGTCGGGCGGTCGGCACCACCTGGATGGGGCTCGCGCACGGCGTGGGGTGGGCGGTGCGGGCCGCCGGTCGGCGGGCGGCCACCGCCCGCGACCTGGGGCCGGAGCACCGTCGCGACGGTGCCGGGCTGTTCCTGCTGGGTCTGGCCATCCTCACCTCGATGGCGGTCTGGTTCGGCGCGGCCGGGCCGTTCGGTACGCGGATCGCCGACTCGCTGCGGCTGTTCGTCGGCGCGATCGCGGTCGCGGTGCCGCTGCTGCTGCTGATCGGCGCGGTCCGGCTGATGCGCGACCCGCCGGAGGAGCCGGAGCCCCGGGGTCGGGGGTTCGTCGGCTGGTCGGCGATGTTCGTCGGCACCGCGGGCCTGCTGCACATCGGCCAGAGCCCCGACGGTGACCTGCAGCGCGACTACGCCGGCGGGCTGATCGGGCTCGGGGTCGGCGAGGTGCTGGCGCGTACGGTCAGCTACTGGGTCGGCGTACCGTTGTTGATCCTGTTGTTGATCTTCGGACTGCTGGTGGTCACCGCCACCCCGATCAACAAGATTCCCGAACGGCTGGGTCTGCTCGCCGGCGTGGTCGCCGGCCGGGAGCCGCCGGCCGGGCCGGATGCCGACGACGACGATGCCGACGATCCGGGGCCGGCCCGTGGTCGGCAGCGCCCGCCGCGCCGCCGGCCGGCCGGCCCGCCCGCCGACGCGACGGCGGCCGCCACCACCGGTGACGATCCGGCAGACCTGCCGGATCTGCAGGAGACGGTGGAGCTGCCGCGTCGGCCACCGGCCAAGGTGCCGACCACCCGTAAGCCGGCCGAGCCACCCGAGCATTCGCCGCTGCCGACCCGGGCCGAACAGTTGGCGATCACCGGGCTGTCCGGCGACTACACGCTGCCACCGCCGAAGCTGCTGCGCACCGGCTCGCCGGCGAAGACCCGCAGCAAGGCCAACGACGAGGTGATCGCGGCGCTGCAGGGGGTGTTCGAACAGTTCGACGTCGACGCCGCGGTGACCGGGTTCACCCGTGGTCCGACCGTCACCCGCTACGAGGTCGAACTGGGCCACGGCGTGAAGGTCGAGCGGATCACCCAGCTGTCGCGCAACATCGCGTACGCGGTCAAGTCGCCGGACGTGCGGATCCTCAGCCCGATCCCGGGCAAGAGCGCGGTCGGTGTGGAGATCCCCAACACCGACCGGGAGGATGTCGCGCTCGGTGACGTGCTGCGCTCGCGGGCCGCCGGTGCCGACCACCATCCGATGCTGGTCGCGCTCGGCAAGGACATCGAGGGCGGCTATGTGGTGGCCAACCTGGCGAAGATGCCGCACATCCTGATCGCCGGCGCGACGGGGGCCGGCAAGTCGTCGTGCCTGAACTCGCTGCTGATCTCGATCCTGACCCGGGCCACCCCGGACGAGGTCCGGCTGCTGCTGATCGACCCGAAGCGGGTCGAGATGACCGGCTACGAAGGGATCCCGCACCTGGTCACGCCGATCGTCACCAACCCGAAGAAGGCGGCCGAGTCGCTGGAGTGGGTGGTGCGCGAGATGGACATGCGCTACGACGATCTGGCGGCCAACGGCGTACGGCACATCGACGACTACAACCGCAAGGTGCGCGCCGGGGAGGTCAGCGCGCCGCCGGGCAGCGAGCGCGAGATCCGGCCGTACCCGTACCTGCTGGTGATCGTCGACGAGCTGGCGGACCTGATGATGGTCGCGCCGCGCGACGTGGAGGACTCGGTCGTCCGGATCACCCAGCTCGCCCGGGCCGCCGGGATCCACCTGGTGCTGGCCACCCAACGGCCGTCGGTGGACGTGGTGACCGGCCTGATCAAGGCGAACGTGCCGTCCCGGCTGGCCTTCGCCACGTCGTCGTTGTCCGACTCGCGGGTCATCCTGGACCAGCCGGGTGCGGAGAAGCTGATCGGCCGGGGCGACGGGTTGTTCCTGCCGATGGGTGCGTCGAAGCCGCTGCGGATCCAGGGTGCCTGGGTCAGCGAGAAGGAGATCGACGACGTCGTCACCTTCTGCAAGAAACAACGGGAGCCGGAGTTCCGCCCGGACGTGCTCACCGCCGCCCAGGAGAGCAAGAAGAAGATCGACGAGGACATCGGTGACGACCTCGACCTGCTGGTGCAGGCGGTCGAGCTGGTGGTGACCTCGCAGTTCGGCTCGACTTCGATGCTGCAGCGCAAGTTGCGGGTCGGCTTCGCCAAGGCGGGCCGGCTGATGGACCTGATGGAGTCCCGGGGCATCGTCGGCCCGTCCGAGGGCTCCAAGGCCCGCGACGTGCTGGTCAAACCGGACGAGTTGGAGGAGGCGCTGGCCGGATTGCGCGGCGTCGGGGCGAGCTGA
- a CDS encoding YbjN domain-containing protein gives MSPPDPDDLPDAPVGGGEMQVLRPLTTEFIAETLQAREYRFQTDPDGDLVGRWNDNVIYFSRLGPHGEVLRVRTIAATAFSVDDVPALYAFCNEWNHDRLWPKTFVHVDDDGTARVCGELITDLERGVTPAQLDHLVSCGISTGCQVAEAAAELAT, from the coding sequence ATGTCCCCGCCGGACCCAGACGACCTGCCGGACGCGCCCGTCGGTGGCGGCGAGATGCAGGTGCTGCGGCCACTGACCACCGAGTTCATCGCCGAGACGCTGCAGGCCCGGGAGTACCGGTTCCAGACCGACCCCGACGGTGACCTGGTCGGCCGATGGAACGACAACGTCATCTACTTCTCCCGCCTCGGCCCGCACGGTGAGGTGCTGCGGGTGCGGACCATCGCGGCGACGGCGTTCTCCGTGGACGACGTGCCGGCGCTGTACGCGTTCTGCAACGAGTGGAACCACGACCGGCTGTGGCCGAAGACCTTCGTCCACGTCGACGACGACGGCACCGCACGGGTCTGCGGTGAGCTGATCACCGATCTGGAGCGCGGCGTCACCCCGGCCCAACTCGACCACCTGGTCAGCTGCGGGATCTCCACCGGATGCCAGGTCGCCGAGGCCGCCGCCGAGCTGGCGACCTGA